Part of the Candidatus Neomarinimicrobiota bacterium genome is shown below.
TTCCAATTCAAGAATATGAGGCTTTGTCCGGTGGGTCCCCCAGTCGAGGCATTACTTCACCATGGGTGCCGATAACTGAATTAGCCGTCTTTTAACCTACAGCACGCCGGAGTGCGTTGCGCATCTCTCATTACAAAGCATTGTACAGTGACAACGGTACTAGTTAAGTTTGAGCCGTCCCCATGAATAGAGAAATCTCCAGAGACGACTTCTCAGAATTCACCGAACTCGCCACGCGCTGGAGTGATATGGACTCCGTGGGGCATATCAACAACGCTACATTCCTGTCTTATTTCGAGACTACCCGCATAGGATATCTTTCCAGCTTCGGCTTCACTGAGAATAAGTTCATTGTTGCTTCCATAAAGATTGATTATCTAAAACAGCTCGATCATCCCGCAAGGCTCACCATCGGTCAGAAGATCAGTCGTGTGGGCAACAAGAGCTTCGACGTACTGGCAGCGGTGTTCAGAGAAGATGAGACCGATCCCATCGCCGCGTCAGTCACGACCGTCGTCTCTTTTGATTACGAGACGCAAGAGACGATTCCTGTTCCTGATGTAATCAGAGAGAAGCTCGACGCATGATCGTTGAGACGTATCAGTCATCGGGAAGTCCCGCAAGGGCCATCATCGGCCTTCACGGTTGGACGGGAGATGAATTCTCCATGCAGCCGGTAGCTAAGAAGCTCAAGATCGAGGAGAGCAAATGGTTCATGCCGCGGGCGCCGTACGACGCCGATACGGGCAACGGTTACACATGGTTCAGCGGATCTGATGAGGAGGGGTGGCGATATCAGCGGACTATGGATATGATGCCGCGCCTGCTTTCAGAAGTTGCTGAGGAAGGATTCACCGCTCAGGAGACATTTCTTGTGGGGTTTTCCATGGGAGCGGGTCTCGCCCTGCTGACGGCGGCCGCACTGCCGTACGCTATCGGCGGCGTTATCGCTATTGCCGGATTTGTGAAGAATCCTGACTTTCTGGCTTCCCTTATGACTGACGAGAGTAAGGCGACTCCCATTGTGATAATCCAAGGATCGGAAGACGATATTGTGACGCCTGAAAGGTCGAAAGCTACATTTGAACTGTTACAATCTCTCGGATATGATGTTCGCTACGAAGAGTACGATACGGGACACAAAGTTCCGGCTGACGCAATCACTCTTATGCGGGACTTTATCAAGGATGAAGTGCCTTCCATGGAGAAAAGAGTATCAATGAGTTAGAATGTTGAATTTTATTCTATACTGTTCTAATATCCGGGCAAACTGAAGAAGGAGTGGATAATGAGTGCGAAAGCGAAGGAACAAGAAATAGGATATGTTTCGACCTATTTCCGTAAGATCAACGTAGCGGGTATTGAAATCACGAAAGGGAGTCTTGAAGTAGGTGATACCATTCATATCAAGGGACATACTTCGGACTTTACCGAAACCGTAAAGTCAATGCAGATTGAACACGACTCGGTAGAAAAGGTTAAGAAGGGCAACAGTATCGGGCTCAAAGTGTCTGACGTAGTTCGCAGGCACGACAAGGTCTACAAAGTTACGCAAGCGTAGTCTTTCTTTTTCAGCTTCAATTCCGGAGGAAATATGAAACGACTGGATGGTAAGACTGCCGTTGTTACGGGTAATTCGCGCGGCATAGGCCCTTATATATCGAGGACTCTGGCGCGGGAAGGGGTGACGATCGTAGGTGTGGCGCGGTCGGAAGACGGGCTGGCTGCAACACAGCGCGAGATAGAGGCGGAGGGGGGCAAGTGTTACTCAATCGCTGAAGATCTGTCGCAGGTCTCATCAATTCCCCAGGTGATAGAAAGAGCGGTGGAACTGGCCGGCGAAATCGATATTCTGGTGAATAATGCGGGACGCGAGAAATATCAGTATTTCCATGAAAACAGGGACGGTGATATTGCCGCCATCCTTGACGTAAATCTTTATGCGCCTATGGAGCTGACTCGTCTGCTTCTGCCAGGGATGCTGGAATGCGGTGGACATGTTGTGAACGTGGCATCCCTAGGGGGAAAGAAGGGGATTGGGTACAATTCTATCTATTCCGCCAGCAAGGCGGGAATGATCATGTGGAGCGACGGTCTGCGGCAGGAGTTACGCGGAACGAAGGTCGGTATTTCTGTTATCTGTCCCGGTTACATCAGCGATGAGGGGATGTTCGCGGATGGTGGTATAGATGCACCGGCACTGCTCGGGACTTCTTCACCTCAGAAAGTGGCCAATGCCGTTCTCGACGCCATTCTCAAGGGAAAGCCGGAGATTATTGTTAATAACGGCCCTATGCGGCCGCTCCTCGCCATCGGACAACTCTTTCCTTCGTTTGCCGATGCGGTTGTAAGATGGTTCGGTGTCCCTGAGCTGAGTCGGAAGAGGATCGAATCCGAGTAGACCTGTCAGGTCTGCATCACGAATCAGCCTTCAGCTTCTCCCGTTGAGCTCTCAGCTTCCTGTTGATTTCGATAATTTTAGGATTCCCTTCGCACCACGGCGGCAGGTTGTCCCAGTCCGGGATGCCGTCATCGACGAGGTGACCTGATTTCAGATTTCTGGGATAGTCCTTTGTCACCACACCGCCAGCAATGATAACCAGCAAATCTGATTCATCAGAAGCCTTTAGAGCTCGTCTTGCCTGAGGTGAAACCTTCACGAAGTCACCGGGACGCAGATCGATGTCCTCATCTTCAATGCGGATGATTCCCGAGCCGCCGAGGACAATATAGACCTCCTCCTGTTCCTCGTGACTGTGCATGAAGGTGTAACCTCTTCTCTTGGGGATATTGGCTATTCCGAGGGCAACGCCGTGGAGGTTCAGCTCCTCTCGTAACATGCTCAGCCACGGTGGCGGATCGTCAAAATTGACGTTCATTCTGTCATACATCTTTTCCTCCGATTTATTCACAATCGTATTCTCGGTACACACGCCCCAATCTGTTGGGGTAGAAAAACTATGCCAAAAGTAGTTCGTTCACCACTTTTTTGTTTGTCCTCGTTTGTGATTTATCGCATGGGAGTGTACATTGTTCATATGCATAAATGTTAGTGGAAGGAGATAGCGATGAGCAATACGATGACCCGGCGTGAATGGATGGCAAGCGCAGGCCTCGCCGCCGGAGGAACAGTACTGGCGGGGTATGGGGGAGTGGCACGTGCCGCCACGGCGGTGACGCCTAAGAGTGGTTCACCCATTCGCATGATGTACAACGAGAATCCTTACGCCCCGTCGCAGGTGGCAAGGCGCGCTATGCGAAACGCATTTGACGAAGCGAACCTCTATGCCATGCGGGAGGCGGCAGGTGAACTCAAGCAACTCATCGCCGGTCAAGTCGGTCTGAAGCCTGAAAACATACTCATAGGTGCCGGTTCCACCGAAATCCTCAACGTGGCGGGATTGGCTTATGGTATGGGCGGCGGAGAGATCGTTTCTCCTCATCCTACCTTTGAGGTGATGAACCGCTACGGTAAGACTATTGGCGCCAATGTCATTCGTGTCCCTCTGCGGGATGATTACGAGATGGACCTGGGGGCTATGCGCGGCGCCGTAACGGAGAAGACGACGCTCATCTATGTCTGCAATCCCAACAATCCCACGGGCACCATCATACCGGACCGCGAGCTGCGGCCGTTCTGCCGCGAGATGTCCGAAAAGGCGCTGGTTTTTATCGACGAAGCGTACCACGAGTACGTGAGCCATCCCGCTTACAGCAGCCTGGTGGAGCTGGTGAAGGAAGGCAGGAATGTCATCGTTTCGCGGACGGCGTCTAAGGTCCACGGTCTGGCGGGTCTGCGTGTCGGCTTCGGCTTTGCCCGGCCCGATATCGTGGAAAACCTTCAGCCGAAGATGACGGGCACGCTCAATATGATGGGACTGAGGGCGGCGCTAGCGAGCTATCGTGATCAGCGCTTTCAGCAGTACAGCCGCGAAAAAAACGAAGAGGCGAAGCAGATCGTCATGGATGCTCTGGACCGGATGGGAAGGGAGTACGCCCGATCCGACACCAATTTCATCTTCTTTCACACCGGCGTTCCCATCAGCCAATTC
Proteins encoded:
- a CDS encoding cupin domain-containing protein, with protein sequence MYDRMNVNFDDPPPWLSMLREELNLHGVALGIANIPKRRGYTFMHSHEEQEEVYIVLGGSGIIRIEDEDIDLRPGDFVKVSPQARRALKASDESDLLVIIAGGVVTKDYPRNLKSGHLVDDGIPDWDNLPPWCEGNPKIIEINRKLRAQREKLKADS
- a CDS encoding dienelactone hydrolase family protein yields the protein MIVETYQSSGSPARAIIGLHGWTGDEFSMQPVAKKLKIEESKWFMPRAPYDADTGNGYTWFSGSDEEGWRYQRTMDMMPRLLSEVAEEGFTAQETFLVGFSMGAGLALLTAAALPYAIGGVIAIAGFVKNPDFLASLMTDESKATPIVIIQGSEDDIVTPERSKATFELLQSLGYDVRYEEYDTGHKVPADAITLMRDFIKDEVPSMEKRVSMS
- a CDS encoding histidinol-phosphate transaminase; its protein translation is MSNTMTRREWMASAGLAAGGTVLAGYGGVARAATAVTPKSGSPIRMMYNENPYAPSQVARRAMRNAFDEANLYAMREAAGELKQLIAGQVGLKPENILIGAGSTEILNVAGLAYGMGGGEIVSPHPTFEVMNRYGKTIGANVIRVPLRDDYEMDLGAMRGAVTEKTTLIYVCNPNNPTGTIIPDRELRPFCREMSEKALVFIDEAYHEYVSHPAYSSLVELVKEGRNVIVSRTASKVHGLAGLRVGFGFARPDIVENLQPKMTGTLNMMGLRAALASYRDQRFQQYSREKNEEAKQIVMDALDRMGREYARSDTNFIFFHTGVPISQFQAAMEARGIRVGRPFPPYLDWCRLSMARPREMELFAEKVTEVL
- a CDS encoding SDR family NAD(P)-dependent oxidoreductase, translated to MKRLDGKTAVVTGNSRGIGPYISRTLAREGVTIVGVARSEDGLAATQREIEAEGGKCYSIAEDLSQVSSIPQVIERAVELAGEIDILVNNAGREKYQYFHENRDGDIAAILDVNLYAPMELTRLLLPGMLECGGHVVNVASLGGKKGIGYNSIYSASKAGMIMWSDGLRQELRGTKVGISVICPGYISDEGMFADGGIDAPALLGTSSPQKVANAVLDAILKGKPEIIVNNGPMRPLLAIGQLFPSFADAVVRWFGVPELSRKRIESE
- a CDS encoding thioesterase family protein, whose protein sequence is MNREISRDDFSEFTELATRWSDMDSVGHINNATFLSYFETTRIGYLSSFGFTENKFIVASIKIDYLKQLDHPARLTIGQKISRVGNKSFDVLAAVFREDETDPIAASVTTVVSFDYETQETIPVPDVIREKLDA